The DNA segment CCCGGGGGAAGGCCATGTCGTCGGCGCCGATCAGGAGCGGAATGAAGTAGTTCGCGAACGCCGCGATCATCGGCGTCCCGAACAGGAACAGCATCGTGATGCCGTGGCTCGTCATCAGCGCGTTGTACGTCGTGGCTTCGAGCAGCACCGATTCGGGGGTGAACAGCTCGGTTCGCATGAGCGTCGCCATCGCTCCACCCCACGCCAGCGCGAACGTCCCGAACAGGCCGTAGAGGATGCCGATGTCCTTGTGATCGACGGTGGTGAGCCATCGGACGATGCCGCCGGGTTTCTCCTCGGTCTCGTAGGCAGTATCGTCGACGGCGCGCCCGCCAGCGGTCGTCAGCGGCGCGTAGGATCGCCAGTCCTCGAGGCGGACGATCCAACCGGCCACCGCCAGCAGGAACAACCCCATCAACACTGTCAAGACTATCTGCCCGTCTACCTGCATGAACCATGCTCAGCGGTGGAGCGTAATGAAAGGTTAGGTTCCGCCCCGCGACGGATCGTGCGACCGCGGGACGGCAACGCTTCGCTCGCTACGATCTACCCGCGCCGTCGGGTTGGGTCGGAGTTAGATGCGCTTCGCGGTCGCGTACGTGAGGTGGAGCAGTCCCCAGATCATGCTGATCATGATCGTCCACATGTAGATGCTCATCAGCGACCCGTCACGCCAGCCCTGAGGCGTCGCCACCGCGAAGAGGAGGAAGAAGAACAGCAGGATGCCGAACGGGACGAGGTTCACCGTCGAGTCGAGCAAGGTCTCCTTGTTGAACACTCGGTCGTCGAGCAGTCGGCTCATATACGCCGGCTTCGAGAGCATCGATCAAATAGGTAGTGGTTCGCCGGTCCTACAGCGCCGCCCGATCGCGAAGGAGGACCCGACCCAGGATCGACCCTCCCATACAGAGTACGCCCGCGATCGCGATCGCGACCGCGCGGAGGCCGACGTCGATGGCGCCGCCGTCGCCCGGATAGAGGAGCATGATCGCGATGCCGATGACGGCGAGGAGCATGCCCAGTCCGCCGACGAACGGCCACGGCGTCGCGAGGTAGCCCGCCTCGTTCAGGATGCCGGCGATGCTGCCGACGAACAGGAGCAGTCCGCCGACCGCGAACGCGACCACGTCGAGGAACACCCCCACCTCGGCGATCGCGAGTCCGACCGCGATGAACAGGGGCCAGGGGCTCGCCTTTCGGTACTGATCGCTCAGCCCGGGTTGTTCTTCCATGTCTCCGGTAGGGACCTCGCCCTCGAAAACCCATCGAACTACGCGATGGCGAGATAGAGATAGAGAAACGTGAAGTAGAGCGCGATCAGCATCGCGAGCGCCTTCAGTCGAAATCGCTTGATCTCGGCGGTCTCCGAACGGTACTCGGAGACGAACGCCTCGCGTTCCCCGTCCGTGAGCCGGTCGTAGTGTTCGAGACCGACGTGGAGGACGCGGTATCGCGCGCGGGAGAACGGCCGGCCGCAGTGTGGACACGCCTTCGCGTCCTCGGCGTCGCGGTCGAACGCGGGCTCCGACATGGTCGGCCGTAGCCGGCGGGGGAGGTTGTAGCTTGCGACCCAGGCGGACGTGGTTGGGAGGCTTTTTGGTAATCGACGCAGAAGCCACCTCCATGACCGTCTCCGAAGACTCCGCGGACGACCACGGCCACCACCTCCCGGCCGTCGAGGACTGGCCGAAGGGGTTCGGCGAGGCCAGCTGGTGGCCGTTCATCACTGCGATCGGCGCCTCGGGCATCTACGTCGGAGCCGCGCTGACCATCCTCAGTCTGGGCGGGCTCCCGCTGTTGCCGGCCGTCGGCGGCGGCGTGTTCCTCGCGAGCGTCGGCGTCTTTCTCGTCGGGCTCTACGGCTGGACGTACCACGCGTTCATCAAGGCGTTCTGGGACGCGGACGCACACGGCGAGGACAACACCCTCCGGTGGGGGATGTTGCTCTTCCTCTGTACCGAGGTCGCGACGTTCGGCGCCGTGTTCGTCTACTACTTCCAGATCCGAGTCGCCGAGTGGCCGCCCGCCGACTTCGAGGTGATCGCCGGGCCGCTCGTCTCCGGAACGGTGACGCTCGGCTCCGTCCAGATCCCCATCGTCAGCGAGCTCGTCCTCGCGAACACGCTCATCCTGATCCTGAGCAGCGGTACCATCCACTGGGCGCACGTCCAGCTCCGAAAGGACAACCGACGGAACTTCATCCTCGGGCTCGCCGTGACGCTGCTTCTGGGCGTGATCTTCCTCGCCGGCCAGGGCTACGAGTACTACGAGTTCATCGTCCACTACGGCTTCACGCTCGCCGCCGCCGAGGAGGCGCTCTACGCCAGTGCCTTCTACGGACTGACCGGTCTGCACGGGCTGCACGTCTCCATGGGCGCGGTGCTCATCGCGATCGTGCTGGTCCGCGCGCTCTACGGCCAGTACTCCGCCGACCGACACACGAGCGTCAGCACCGTCTCGATGTACTGGCACTTCGTCGACGTCGTCTGGATCTTCCTCGTCGTCGTGCTGTACGTCGGCGCAGTGATCTGACGGGAACGCGGACGTCGACTTCTGTGGGGAGAAACCCCGTCGACGTTCAGCGGATCTACGACGTGAACGACGGAAGACAACTCTCCGACTGAACGATATCCGCTGTCAACGATCGGCCACGCTCCAATGCCCCCTACTGCGTCTCTTTTGAATCCAACCCTGATATGGCAGGCAAGAGGATCATCCCCCCGAGTGCTCTATCGCCGGGAGTGAGTGACACCAAGTCCGGATCACAGACCGTCGACCGATACGCAGTCTTCGAACTGCTCTCCAACGGTCATCGCCACCGTCTGTTAACGACTCTGCTGGAGGAGGGCTCCACCACCGCCATCCCTCCCTCCGACGACGCAGGTCCGGAGGCGGATCCGGAATCAGTACGGCTTGCGTTGTATCACATCCATCTCCCGAAACTCGAGGACGCCGGGTTGATCGAGTGGGACCGAGACCGGAATCAGGTGTCCAAAGGGCCCAAATTCAGGACAGTGGTGGATCTACTCGGCCGGCTGGATGAGACGGACAGTGACACAGTAGAGGCGTAATGCCTTTTCATATCCGATCCCCTTTCGAATCGGACGGCTACCGAAAAGACGCGTCGACCTCCCCGCGAAGACCCGTGTTCGCCGTGCTTTTCGCAGGTAGGCCGTAACGAGGGCCACTCACCGATGGCCGTTCTCGATCACTCGATCGAGAGGTCGCCGTCGTCCCCGCTGCTATCTCCCTCCTTCCACTCGAGTTCGAACTCGACGCTCAGCTCCGTCGATCCGTTCGTCTCCCGTTCGGCCTTGACCTCGAACGTGGGCCGGTCGGGAACCGCGAGCTCCACCGACTCGTCGCCCGAACTGAGCGTGAGGTCGCCACCGTCGTCGAGTTTGTCCGCGACCGAGCGGAGGTAGGTGGCGATCTCCTCGCGGGAGTGGGACCGTTCCGTCTCGAAGAGCACTTCCTCTGGCATGGATCGACGTACGGCGGGAGCACTAATAACACTGCATCCCCCTCGGATCGGATGAGGAGATCCCGCGGAGCAGGGGTCGTCGATCGCCCTCGGTTCGAGAAACGACCAGTCGGCTCCGGGGACCTCCATCGGTCACGGACCGATCGGGTAGTCTACACCTTCTGACGGTACGTAGAGACTACGTTCAGCAACGGGCCGACGGCTGGGTGTCTCCCTGGACGGTTCATCGAGATGCGGTCTACGTTATTATGGCAACTGACCTCTAGCGATCCATGGGAGCGAACGACGAGTCGGCCCGAGCGTGAATGATCGATGCTGGAGAAGGCGATGCGTACTGGTCGCTTGGGTCGCTCACGGTCCTGAAAGCGACGGGTGATCGGTGGCGAGCGGTTCACCGTGACCGACGGACCGACCGTCTTCGCGCCGCACGGCCTCCCTCACAGCTACCTCACCGAAGAGGAGACGCGGTGGCTCGTGTTCGTTCGCGAACCCGGCCTCGAACGACTGTGGGCGTCGGTCGGAAGTCCGGCCGAATCGTGGACGATCCCGGACGATTCGGAGGTAGACGAGCAGATGAGCCGCGTCGCTGAGCAGTTGGATCGGTACGGAATCGAGATCGTGGGGGATCCGCTGACGGTCGACTGAACTCGATACCGGCGCAATTCGATCAGGCAACAACAGCGACGGAGGTTCGGTCGTCCTCTATGGCGTCGACGTTTCCGGCGTTAACGGCTCATTCCCCGCCGGACTCGTTCTCCTCGTCGGCCGGGTCTTCCGTCGCCGAACCCTCAGATTCGTTGCCGCCCGCGGACTCGTTACCGCCCGCGGACTCGTTGCCCTCGCCGCCCTCACCGCCGCCTTCCTGTTGCTCCTGGACCCACTGCTGGTACTCGTCCTCGCTCACCGCGTTGATGGTGAAGTACATGTTCGAGTGGCCCACGCCGCAGTACTTCGAGCAGTAGCCCTGGTACTCGCCCTCGTTGTACACCTCGGTCTTCACCGTGTTGATCTCGCCGGGGTTCGCGTCCTGTTTCAGCCCCAGATCGGGGACGTGGAACCCGTGTATGTAGGAGTTCTGTTCCTCGTCGGCCCCGACGTTGAAGTAGACCTGGGTGTCGGTCGGGATCGTCGCCTCGCCGGTCGACTCGATGCCTTCATCCTCGTAGACGAAGTTCCAGCCGTAGTTGAACGCGACGACGTCGATCTCGACTGCGTCCTCGGCCGGCGTGTCGTTCTGCTGGTGTTCGATGAAGGGGCTGGCCATCACCTGGTAGGAGGCGAGGCCGACGAACAGCAGGACGATCGCGGTCGCGACGGTCCACGTGATCTCGAGCCGGCGGTTCTCCTTCGTCGGGTTCGGCTCGTCGTTCTTTCGGAACTTGTAGATCGCGTAGAAGAGCGCCGCCTGGGTGAGAAGCGTGATCGGAATCGCGGCGTACAGGAGTACGTTGTTCAGATCGCTGATGAGCTGGTCGTTGACCGAGTTGGCGGCCGCGGCGGGCTCGGCCGCGGCTGCCAGCAGCCCGATACAGAACGTCAGTATAAGGGCACTCCGGGTCCGTTCCATACGCCGTCCTTTGCGAGAACGGGCATAAATCTGTGCGTTTCGCCCCGGAGGAACCGACCGCGGAGCCTAAGTACGCCGGGCCGAAAGCTCCGGTAGACGTGACTATGGAACCGCGAGCCCGGAGCCGATTTCTCCCCCTGCTCGCCGTCACGACGATGGGGGTCTACCTCCTGGTGATCGTCGGCGCGACGACCGCGCTGACCGACGCCGCCGCCGCGTGTCCGACCTGGCCCGCCTGTCACGGCAGCCTGCTCCCCGACGGCGGCGCCGCGACGCTGGCGTGGCTCCACCGGGTCGTTGCGCTGGTCGTCGGACTGGGCGTGCTCGTCACCGCCGTCGTCGGCTTCCGAGCGGAGCCCTCGACGAGGATCCGCGCGGCGCTCGCGCTCTCAGCAGTGCTCTACCCCGTCCAGATCGGGATCGGCGCGCTCGCCGCGACCGCCGGTACTCCCGCGACGATCTCTGCGATCCATCTACTGGTCGGAACGGCCATCTTCGGCGGACTGCTCGTGGCGTTGGCGTGGACGCTCGAACGACGCTTCCCCACGCGCGAGCGCGACGAGCCGCTGACCAAGACGGGCGACCCCGACACGCCGACGACCGGCGAACCGACGGCCGTCGAGTCGATGTCGACCGAAAACGGAGTTCGCACGACGCTGTTGGCG comes from the Halalkalicoccus sp. CG83 genome and includes:
- a CDS encoding DUF6684 family protein, with translation MSRLLDDRVFNKETLLDSTVNLVPFGILLFFFLLFAVATPQGWRDGSLMSIYMWTIMISMIWGLLHLTYATAKRI
- a CDS encoding DUF7541 family protein yields the protein MEEQPGLSDQYRKASPWPLFIAVGLAIAEVGVFLDVVAFAVGGLLLFVGSIAGILNEAGYLATPWPFVGGLGMLLAVIGIAIMLLYPGDGGAIDVGLRAVAIAIAGVLCMGGSILGRVLLRDRAAL
- a CDS encoding DUF7410 domain-containing protein, yielding MSEPAFDRDAEDAKACPHCGRPFSRARYRVLHVGLEHYDRLTDGEREAFVSEYRSETAEIKRFRLKALAMLIALYFTFLYLYLAIA
- a CDS encoding cytochrome c oxidase subunit 3; this encodes MTVSEDSADDHGHHLPAVEDWPKGFGEASWWPFITAIGASGIYVGAALTILSLGGLPLLPAVGGGVFLASVGVFLVGLYGWTYHAFIKAFWDADAHGEDNTLRWGMLLFLCTEVATFGAVFVYYFQIRVAEWPPADFEVIAGPLVSGTVTLGSVQIPIVSELVLANTLILILSSGTIHWAHVQLRKDNRRNFILGLAVTLLLGVIFLAGQGYEYYEFIVHYGFTLAAAEEALYASAFYGLTGLHGLHVSMGAVLIAIVLVRALYGQYSADRHTSVSTVSMYWHFVDVVWIFLVVVLYVGAVI
- a CDS encoding DUF7344 domain-containing protein, giving the protein MSDTKSGSQTVDRYAVFELLSNGHRHRLLTTLLEEGSTTAIPPSDDAGPEADPESVRLALYHIHLPKLEDAGLIEWDRDRNQVSKGPKFRTVVDLLGRLDETDSDTVEA
- a CDS encoding amphi-Trp domain-containing protein codes for the protein MPEEVLFETERSHSREEIATYLRSVADKLDDGGDLTLSSGDESVELAVPDRPTFEVKAERETNGSTELSVEFELEWKEGDSSGDDGDLSIE
- a CDS encoding cupin domain-containing protein; protein product: MTDGPTVFAPHGLPHSYLTEEETRWLVFVREPGLERLWASVGSPAESWTIPDDSEVDEQMSRVAEQLDRYGIEIVGDPLTVD
- the coxB gene encoding cytochrome c oxidase subunit II; this encodes MERTRSALILTFCIGLLAAAAEPAAAANSVNDQLISDLNNVLLYAAIPITLLTQAALFYAIYKFRKNDEPNPTKENRRLEITWTVATAIVLLFVGLASYQVMASPFIEHQQNDTPAEDAVEIDVVAFNYGWNFVYEDEGIESTGEATIPTDTQVYFNVGADEEQNSYIHGFHVPDLGLKQDANPGEINTVKTEVYNEGEYQGYCSKYCGVGHSNMYFTINAVSEDEYQQWVQEQQEGGGEGGEGNESAGGNESAGGNESEGSATEDPADEENESGGE